A region from the Ammospiza caudacuta isolate bAmmCau1 chromosome 4, bAmmCau1.pri, whole genome shotgun sequence genome encodes:
- the SCOC gene encoding short coiled-coil protein isoform X3 — translation MMNADMDAVEAENQVELEEKTRLINQVLELQHTLEDLSARVDAVKEENLKLKSENQVLGQYIENLMSASSVFQTTDTKSKRK, via the exons ATGATGAACGCCGATATGGATG CTGTTGAGGCTGAGAATCAGGTGGAATTAGAAGAGAAAACACGGCTTATTAATCAAGTTTTGGAACTGCAGCACACGCTTGAAG ATCTCTCAGCACGAGTAGATGCTGTTAAGGAAGAAAACTTGAAACTGAAATCAGAAAACCAAGTTCTTGGACAGTATATAGAAAATCTGATGTCAGCATCTAGTGTTTTCCAAACAACTGacacaaaaagcaaaaggaagtaA
- the SCOC gene encoding short coiled-coil protein isoform X2: MNSEYRSRKRYSKVEGAPATMMNADMDAVEAENQVELEEKTRLINQVLELQHTLEDLSARVDAVKEENLKLKSENQVLGQYIENLMSASSVFQTTDTKSKRK, translated from the exons ATGAACTCAG AGTACCGCTCAAGAAAACGCTATTCAAAAGTGGAAGGAGCCCCTGCCACAATGATGAACGCCGATATGGATG CTGTTGAGGCTGAGAATCAGGTGGAATTAGAAGAGAAAACACGGCTTATTAATCAAGTTTTGGAACTGCAGCACACGCTTGAAG ATCTCTCAGCACGAGTAGATGCTGTTAAGGAAGAAAACTTGAAACTGAAATCAGAAAACCAAGTTCTTGGACAGTATATAGAAAATCTGATGTCAGCATCTAGTGTTTTCCAAACAACTGacacaaaaagcaaaaggaagtaA